From Rudanella lutea DSM 19387, a single genomic window includes:
- a CDS encoding ATP-dependent DNA helicase, producing MNETQTAAQLLAKRFPFKPTPGQEEFFEKIGSFITREEFEHYRDCFLLRGYAGTGKTTLISTLIKVLPRFGYKSVLLAPTGRAAKVMSNYAKKSAQTIHRKIYRQVADPGSGSLHFQRQKNYHEDTLFIVDEASMISDEADFGGKGLLTDLIEFVFENGGNKLMLIGDTAQLPPVGSDLSPALNRDFLAHNFDMVVHEQELTEVMRQEETSGILANATDLRNELAIAEPMIRLQTRPFRDIYKMPQARLEDGIQYAYNKFGRENTVILCRSNKTAVQYNQFVRRVINGCEDELDAGDMIMIARNNYTTLEEDSPAGFLANGEFAEVLKIRRKEEMHGLRFATVTLRLVDYEEQPEFEAKIILDTLYSPTPALGPEESRNLYESVQKDYFYIKSKKERAEAVRRDSYLTALQVKFAYALTAHKSQGGQWSAVFIDQGYLPEPTVTHEFVRWLYTAVTRATDEVYLMNFNPAFFE from the coding sequence ATGAATGAAACCCAAACGGCTGCGCAGTTGCTGGCCAAACGTTTCCCTTTTAAACCGACTCCGGGACAGGAAGAATTTTTCGAGAAAATAGGGTCGTTTATCACCCGCGAAGAATTTGAGCATTACCGCGACTGTTTTCTGTTACGGGGATATGCCGGTACGGGAAAAACCACACTCATCAGTACACTCATCAAAGTATTGCCCCGGTTCGGGTATAAATCGGTCTTGTTGGCACCCACCGGCCGGGCGGCTAAGGTGATGTCGAACTACGCCAAGAAATCGGCCCAAACCATTCACCGCAAAATATACCGGCAGGTTGCCGACCCCGGCTCGGGCTCGCTCCACTTTCAGCGCCAGAAAAACTACCACGAAGACACCCTGTTCATTGTCGATGAAGCGTCGATGATTTCCGACGAAGCCGATTTTGGCGGCAAAGGACTGCTCACCGATTTAATCGAGTTTGTGTTTGAAAACGGCGGTAACAAGCTGATGCTGATTGGCGATACGGCTCAGCTACCCCCCGTGGGGAGTGACCTGAGCCCGGCCCTCAACCGCGATTTTCTGGCTCATAACTTCGATATGGTGGTGCACGAGCAGGAGCTAACCGAAGTTATGCGGCAGGAGGAGACGTCGGGAATTTTGGCCAATGCCACCGACCTCCGCAATGAACTCGCGATTGCTGAGCCCATGATTCGGCTGCAAACCCGGCCGTTTCGGGATATTTATAAAATGCCGCAAGCCCGGCTCGAAGACGGCATTCAGTATGCCTACAATAAGTTCGGGCGGGAGAATACCGTGATTCTGTGCCGTTCCAATAAAACGGCCGTGCAATACAATCAGTTTGTCCGGCGGGTAATTAATGGGTGCGAAGATGAACTCGACGCGGGCGATATGATTATGATTGCCCGTAACAATTACACCACACTCGAAGAAGACTCGCCCGCGGGTTTTCTGGCTAATGGTGAGTTTGCCGAGGTGCTCAAAATCCGGCGTAAGGAAGAGATGCACGGCCTGCGATTTGCCACGGTAACCCTCCGGCTTGTCGATTACGAAGAGCAGCCCGAGTTTGAAGCCAAAATTATTCTGGACACGCTGTACTCGCCGACGCCCGCGCTGGGGCCCGAAGAGAGTCGTAATCTGTACGAGAGTGTGCAGAAGGATTATTTCTACATAAAGTCCAAAAAAGAGCGGGCGGAGGCCGTCCGGCGCGACTCATACCTGACGGCCCTACAGGTGAAGTTTGCTTATGCGCTTACGGCGCACAAGTCGCAGGGCGGGCAATGGAGCGCGGTGTTTATTGATCAGGGCTATTTGCCCGAACCTACCGTCACCCACGAGTTTGTCCGGTGGCTCTATACGGCCGTGACCCGTGCTACCGACGAGGTGTACCTGATGAATTTTAACCCGGCGTTTTTTGAATAG
- the pheA gene encoding prephenate dehydratase yields the protein MTLQDLRDQIDALDDQLLQLLNQRMSFVRQVGELKRSTNSIIYRPERERQILDRMNAQNGGPLSESALEAIFLEIFAAARNMELPERVAFLGPEGSFTHQAAESRFGAVSAYMAQPTIRSVFESVETGRARFGVVPIENNQEGVVNETIDLLNEKNLMIAAEAEIAVHFTFATQTDNLADITHIYSKDIAFRQCSKFLNDSFDGLQAEMVPVESTSKAAKMAAQQPRTAAICSHIAAKLFGVPVLFDNIEDSNLNRTRFLLLAKDFRNEPSGRDKTTLIARLQNSNSPGVLAEFLQEFNARGINLTKIESRPLREGATFRYWFLLECEGHADDPALQEILNHHAADVKWLGSYVRVS from the coding sequence ATGACCCTTCAGGATTTACGCGACCAAATCGACGCCCTCGACGATCAACTTCTCCAGCTTCTCAACCAACGCATGAGTTTTGTTCGTCAGGTGGGCGAACTCAAGCGTTCAACCAATTCGATTATTTACCGTCCCGAACGTGAGCGTCAGATTCTGGACCGGATGAACGCTCAGAATGGAGGGCCACTGAGCGAATCAGCACTGGAAGCCATTTTTCTGGAGATTTTCGCGGCTGCGCGCAACATGGAACTGCCCGAGAGGGTCGCGTTTCTGGGACCTGAGGGTAGCTTTACCCATCAGGCGGCCGAGAGCCGGTTTGGTGCCGTAAGTGCCTACATGGCCCAACCCACTATCCGGTCGGTGTTTGAGAGCGTCGAAACAGGCCGGGCCCGGTTTGGTGTGGTGCCTATCGAAAACAATCAGGAGGGAGTCGTCAACGAAACCATTGACCTGCTCAATGAGAAAAACCTCATGATTGCGGCCGAAGCCGAAATTGCGGTGCATTTCACCTTTGCCACGCAGACCGATAATCTGGCCGACATCACGCACATCTACTCTAAAGACATTGCGTTCCGGCAGTGCAGCAAATTCCTGAACGATTCCTTCGACGGTTTGCAGGCCGAAATGGTACCGGTAGAGTCGACCTCGAAGGCCGCCAAAATGGCCGCGCAGCAACCCCGTACGGCTGCTATCTGCTCGCACATTGCCGCCAAGCTGTTTGGCGTACCCGTTCTGTTCGATAACATCGAGGACTCGAACCTCAACCGGACCCGGTTCCTCCTGTTAGCCAAGGATTTCCGAAACGAACCAAGCGGACGGGATAAGACCACCCTCATTGCCCGGCTTCAAAACTCAAACTCACCGGGGGTTCTGGCCGAATTTCTACAGGAGTTCAACGCCCGTGGCATCAACCTGACCAAGATTGAAAGCCGCCCCCTCCGCGAAGGAGCCACCTTCCGCTACTGGTTTCTGCTCGAATGCGAAGGCCATGCCGATGACCCAGCCCTTCAGGAGATTCTTAACCACCATGCCGCCGATGTGAAGTGGCTGGGAAGCTATGTTCGGGTATCATAA
- a CDS encoding DNA topoisomerase IV subunit B: MTNNTTKTVQYDEDSIRSLDWREHIRLRPGMYIGKLGDGSAADDGIYVLLKEVVDNCIDEHVMGHGKNIDIKVTDHRVEIRDYGRGIPLGKVVEVVSKINTGGKYDSGAFQKSVGLNGVGTKAVNALSSYFKVQSYREGRSVWAEFAQGVLKNTGEETTTERNGTLVCFEPDDSVFKNFHYIPQFLENMIWNYCYLNAGLTITFNRQKYVSQNGLLDLLRNKTDEDALRYPIIHLKGQDLEIALTHGNQYGEEYYSFVNGQYTTQGGTHLAALREAVVKTVREHFGKDYDASDVRASIIAAVSIRVQEPVFESQTKTKLGSINMAPDADAPSVRSFVLDFVKERLDDFLHMNPTVRDALKKRIEQSERERKELAGIKKLANERAKKANLHNRKLRDCRLHMTDQKGEDQLETTLFITEGDSASGSITKSRNVQTQAVFSLRGKPLNCFGLTKKVVYENEEFNLLQHALDIEDGLDSLRYNRIVIATDADVDGMHIRLLMLTFFLQFFPDLVRNGHLYILETPLFRVRNPKNHKETIYCYSEDEKQKAINKLTKSGKKVEITRFKGLGEISPDEFGLFIGEDMRLEPVIMEKETSIPKLLSYFMGKNTPDRQRFIIDNLRIEKDVEDVALV; the protein is encoded by the coding sequence ATGACCAATAACACCACTAAGACAGTTCAGTACGATGAAGATAGTATTCGGTCTCTGGATTGGCGCGAACATATCCGTCTTCGACCGGGGATGTACATCGGTAAACTGGGCGACGGTTCGGCAGCTGACGATGGTATCTATGTGTTGCTGAAAGAGGTCGTGGACAACTGTATCGATGAACACGTTATGGGCCACGGCAAAAACATTGATATCAAAGTGACCGATCACCGGGTCGAAATCCGGGATTACGGGCGGGGTATTCCGCTCGGTAAGGTGGTCGAGGTTGTTTCTAAAATCAATACCGGCGGCAAATACGACTCAGGGGCTTTCCAGAAATCGGTAGGCCTCAATGGCGTAGGTACAAAGGCCGTCAACGCGCTGTCGTCGTATTTTAAGGTACAGTCGTATAGAGAGGGCCGGTCGGTATGGGCCGAGTTTGCGCAGGGCGTTTTGAAAAACACCGGCGAAGAAACCACCACCGAGCGTAATGGTACGTTGGTCTGTTTTGAACCCGACGATTCGGTGTTCAAAAACTTCCATTACATACCGCAGTTTCTGGAAAACATGATCTGGAATTACTGCTACCTCAATGCGGGCCTAACCATTACCTTCAACCGGCAGAAGTACGTTTCGCAGAATGGTTTGCTCGACCTGCTTCGGAACAAAACCGATGAGGATGCGCTCCGGTACCCGATCATCCACCTGAAAGGGCAGGATCTGGAGATTGCCCTGACCCACGGTAATCAGTACGGTGAAGAATACTACTCGTTTGTGAACGGTCAGTACACCACGCAGGGTGGTACGCACCTGGCCGCCCTGCGCGAAGCCGTTGTTAAAACCGTGCGCGAGCACTTTGGCAAAGACTACGATGCATCGGACGTGCGCGCCAGCATTATCGCGGCCGTCAGTATCCGGGTACAGGAGCCCGTTTTTGAATCGCAAACAAAAACCAAGCTGGGCTCCATCAACATGGCTCCCGACGCCGACGCCCCATCGGTGCGTTCGTTTGTACTTGATTTTGTCAAAGAGCGACTCGACGACTTTCTGCACATGAACCCAACGGTTCGAGACGCCCTGAAGAAGCGTATCGAACAGTCGGAACGCGAGCGGAAAGAACTGGCGGGTATTAAGAAATTAGCCAACGAACGCGCTAAAAAAGCCAATCTGCACAACCGCAAGCTCCGCGACTGCCGCCTGCACATGACCGATCAGAAAGGCGAAGATCAGCTCGAAACCACCTTGTTTATCACCGAGGGCGACTCGGCGAGCGGGTCGATCACTAAATCGCGAAACGTGCAGACGCAGGCCGTGTTTAGTCTGCGGGGAAAACCCCTCAACTGCTTTGGTCTAACCAAAAAGGTGGTGTACGAAAATGAGGAGTTTAACCTGCTGCAACACGCGCTCGATATTGAGGATGGCCTGGACTCGCTCCGGTACAATCGGATTGTGATTGCCACCGACGCCGACGTCGACGGGATGCACATCCGCCTGTTGATGCTGACGTTTTTCCTTCAGTTTTTCCCGGATCTGGTGCGCAACGGTCACCTGTATATTCTGGAGACGCCCCTCTTCCGAGTTCGGAATCCGAAAAACCACAAGGAAACCATCTACTGCTACTCAGAAGACGAAAAGCAGAAGGCGATCAATAAGCTAACCAAGAGCGGCAAAAAAGTCGAGATCACCCGGTTTAAAGGACTTGGCGAGATTTCGCCCGATGAGTTTGGGTTATTCATCGGCGAAGATATGCGACTGGAGCCCGTGATCATGGAAAAAGAAACATCGATTCCGAAGCTTCTGAGCTATTTCATGGGTAAAAACACCCCCGATCGCCAGCGGTTTATCATCGACAATCTTCGGATTGAAAAAGATGTGGAAGATGTAGCGCTGGTGTAA